A stretch of the Alkalispirochaeta americana genome encodes the following:
- a CDS encoding acylneuraminate cytidylyltransferase family protein, whose protein sequence is MKTLALIPARSGSKGVPNKNVQRIRNVPLIAFSIWTAQRAGLFDEVLLSTDDPGYFDSVKCLNLSTEYIRPPELSQDTSPTIDAILDALDWYEKKGKTFDAVMLLQPPAPFRTVEHLCNAVSLLEDHPEATCVTGIVRVWDQHPARVKRLEGQRLVDFCEHAVEIEPSRRQDLQPPAYLRNGSIYLSRVQLLRTQRKVWGDHVLGMEMPEANSVNVDRHLDFITASSMLDYEPYRPYLSEFDELIELYNE, encoded by the coding sequence ATGAAAACACTTGCACTTATTCCTGCCCGCTCTGGGTCAAAAGGGGTTCCGAACAAGAACGTTCAACGCATCCGCAATGTTCCCCTTATTGCGTTTTCCATCTGGACGGCACAACGTGCTGGACTGTTCGATGAAGTGCTGCTTTCGACTGACGACCCGGGCTATTTTGATTCGGTGAAGTGCCTGAACCTGTCCACGGAGTATATCAGACCCCCCGAACTATCCCAGGATACCTCTCCCACAATTGATGCAATTCTTGATGCCCTAGATTGGTATGAAAAAAAGGGAAAAACTTTCGATGCCGTCATGCTATTGCAACCACCTGCCCCCTTTCGTACAGTTGAACACTTATGCAACGCCGTGTCGCTATTAGAGGATCATCCAGAGGCGACTTGTGTTACGGGGATTGTTAGGGTTTGGGATCAGCACCCGGCACGAGTGAAGCGACTCGAAGGGCAAAGACTTGTGGACTTCTGTGAACACGCAGTGGAAATTGAGCCTTCTCGAAGACAAGACCTGCAACCTCCAGCTTATTTGCGGAATGGCAGTATTTATCTATCACGCGTGCAGCTGCTGCGTACCCAACGAAAGGTGTGGGGTGATCATGTACTCGGAATGGAAATGCCGGAAGCGAACTCGGTCAATGTTGATCGTCACCTTGACTTCATCACAGCTTCGTCAATGCTGGACTACGAGCCCTACCGGCCGTATCTGTCTGAGTTTGACGAGCTGATTGAGTTGTACAATGAGTAG
- the neuC gene encoding UDP-N-acetylglucosamine 2-epimerase: protein MKKICIFIGSRANYSSIKAVMRAIQKHPELELQVVAGASAVLDRYGSVINLIEQDGFSVVARVHMLIEGETPTTMAKSTGLGLIELPTIFESIKPDIVLTVGDRFETMATTLAAAYMNIPIAHTMGGEVSGTIDESIRHAITKFAHIHFPASRDAYERIVKLGEPEPSVHLVGCPRMDLVAEMLSVSRSEVDESIFRLGVGDRVDIDKPFVLVSQHPVTTEYGTGREQITATLQAVKNIGLPAIVLWPNADAGSDDIAKGIRIWREKGLDTDMHFFKNLPISTYVQLMKRTKCLVGNSSSGIREGAFIGTPVVNIGTRQAGRERGSNVIDTGNDADEIASAIQKQLSHGPYGFEPIYGDGTAGEKIADILSRTVVQLQKRITY from the coding sequence ATGAAAAAAATCTGCATATTCATTGGCTCACGCGCAAACTATTCCAGCATAAAAGCGGTGATGCGGGCTATACAAAAGCATCCGGAGCTTGAGTTGCAAGTGGTCGCCGGGGCATCTGCGGTACTCGATCGATATGGCTCTGTCATCAACCTCATTGAACAGGACGGATTTTCTGTCGTTGCACGGGTGCATATGCTCATTGAAGGAGAGACTCCCACAACTATGGCAAAGTCTACTGGCCTGGGGCTCATAGAGTTGCCCACAATATTTGAGTCAATCAAGCCCGACATTGTGCTGACGGTAGGGGATCGCTTTGAAACTATGGCCACAACTCTTGCTGCCGCCTACATGAATATTCCAATAGCACACACCATGGGCGGTGAAGTGAGTGGCACGATTGACGAAAGCATTCGACATGCAATTACCAAGTTCGCCCATATTCATTTTCCCGCAAGTCGTGATGCATATGAACGAATTGTTAAGCTGGGCGAGCCCGAGCCATCTGTACATCTTGTCGGTTGTCCGCGCATGGATCTGGTTGCTGAAATGCTATCTGTCAGTCGGTCCGAGGTGGATGAGTCAATATTTCGGTTGGGAGTTGGTGATCGTGTTGACATCGACAAACCCTTCGTGCTGGTCTCCCAGCATCCTGTGACGACAGAGTATGGCACCGGCAGAGAGCAGATTACGGCGACACTACAGGCCGTAAAAAACATTGGGCTACCAGCTATTGTGTTGTGGCCTAATGCAGATGCCGGATCAGATGATATTGCTAAAGGGATCAGAATCTGGCGTGAGAAGGGGCTAGACACCGACATGCACTTCTTCAAGAATTTACCCATCAGCACCTATGTGCAACTCATGAAGCGAACAAAATGCCTTGTCGGAAACTCATCAAGTGGTATTCGAGAAGGGGCTTTTATCGGCACCCCCGTGGTAAATATTGGTACACGACAAGCAGGCCGGGAACGCGGTAGCAATGTCATTGATACCGGCAACGATGCTGACGAAATAGCTTCTGCAATTCAGAAACAGCTTTCTCATGGGCCTTACGGTTTTGAACCAATCTACGGTGATGGAACGGCGGGAGAAAAAATTGCGGACATCCTGTCGAGAACTGTCGTTCAACTTCAAAAGAGAATTACGTATTGA
- a CDS encoding N-acetylneuraminate synthase family protein: MNTKMIIAEIGSVHDGSFGNATFLIRAAAAAGANVVKFQTHIAEAETLRDAPMPPYFKGEPRYEYFQRTSFTPEQWAGLRAECTSCGVQFLSSPFSLEAVDLLESVGIDMYKIPSGEITNLPLLHKVAATGKPILLSSGMSDWSELDKAVETVQTGGPLVVMQCTSEYPTPPERVGLNVLSEIHQRYSCTLGFSDHTIGYAAPFAAAALGAQVIEKHFAFSRLMYGSDAKTSMEPDEFKVLSQGLHDIWKMLESPVDKNSVESLREMKMIFEKSIVASRALKEGQIIELADLAFKKPGTGIPAAHWEQVIGKTLAHNVEQDTQLHYKDLK; the protein is encoded by the coding sequence ATGAATACAAAGATGATTATAGCCGAGATTGGGTCGGTTCATGATGGTTCCTTTGGGAATGCTACCTTTCTTATTCGGGCGGCCGCTGCGGCTGGTGCAAATGTTGTGAAGTTTCAGACCCACATTGCCGAAGCAGAAACTCTGCGAGACGCTCCAATGCCCCCGTACTTCAAAGGTGAACCTCGCTACGAGTATTTCCAGCGCACAAGTTTCACCCCAGAGCAGTGGGCTGGACTCAGGGCAGAATGTACATCCTGCGGGGTGCAGTTCTTGTCCTCGCCGTTTTCCCTGGAAGCAGTAGATCTTCTGGAGTCGGTGGGCATTGATATGTATAAAATTCCCTCGGGTGAAATTACAAATTTACCCCTGCTACATAAAGTTGCGGCTACAGGTAAGCCGATTCTGCTCTCTTCGGGTATGAGTGATTGGTCGGAACTGGATAAAGCGGTTGAAACTGTGCAGACCGGCGGCCCTTTAGTGGTCATGCAGTGTACCTCCGAGTATCCAACACCACCAGAACGGGTAGGGTTGAACGTCCTGTCTGAGATTCACCAGCGTTACAGTTGTACTCTTGGCTTTTCTGATCATACTATTGGCTACGCTGCCCCCTTTGCCGCCGCTGCCTTGGGGGCACAGGTTATTGAAAAACACTTTGCATTTTCGAGGCTAATGTACGGAAGTGACGCGAAAACCTCCATGGAGCCTGACGAGTTTAAAGTTCTATCCCAGGGACTTCATGACATTTGGAAAATGCTGGAAAGCCCGGTAGACAAGAACAGTGTTGAATCCTTACGTGAGATGAAAATGATCTTTGAAAAGAGCATTGTGGCTTCTCGTGCACTTAAGGAAGGGCAAATTATTGAGTTGGCAGATCTTGCCTTCAAAAAACCGGGTACTGGAATACCTGCTGCACATTGGGAGCAGGTAATTGGAAAGACGCTCGCGCACAACGTCGAGCAGGATACACAACTACACTACAAGGACCTGAAATGA